In one Micromonospora polyrhachis genomic region, the following are encoded:
- the eccCa gene encoding type VII secretion protein EccCa, whose amino-acid sequence MSSVVIKRPPRRPAPEIPIGELAVEAPPEIPATTGSRWQQALMLLPMLGGSVAMAMMFGRGGGTYSYVVGAMFGISSLAMLATSWGSASGSPKKSEMMAARREYLRHLATLRRRVRETAAKQKAGLFYRHPDPAQLWSTVASHRVWERRPGDPDFGVVRIGVGPQTLATPLVPPVTRPLEDLEPMTAGALRRFLDAYSVVPALPVALSLRGFARVFVTGSATRNPASGALLGAIGVAQGTDGTGGHAGSADAQALARAMLTQLSVFHAPDELLIAVCTGPERRDRWEWVKWLPHAQHPTLTDALGPVRLVTSAAADLEKLLDDVLGSRSRFSAAGPATDGPHVVVVLDGGDLTGASHLVSDGGIDAVTIIDLDNPPPRLLDRSTLALDVRGGRLGTLSMDGPVEVGVPDQLGVVEAEAVARRLAPLRLAAASKASDAPLTTEMGLAELLGVGDPESFSPAQGWVPRANRDRLRVPIGVGSDGGAIELDLKESAQDGMGPHGLLIGATGSGKSELLRTLVLALAATHSSETLNFVLIDFKGGATFASLDRLPHTAAVITNLADELPLVDRMVDAINGELIRRQELLRRAGNFASLRDYEKARASGGTLAPLPSLLIICDEFSELLTAKPDFIDLFVQIGRLGRSLGVHLLLASQRLEEGRLRGLDTHLSYRIGLRTFSSLESRTVLGVPDAYELPRSPGHGYLKFGTEPLVRFKAAYVSGVFQRTGAGASGGPGQPGAPRLLSYSTHFVPIPEPVAAPVSPDDDAAESATGESLLDVLVARLVGQGPPAHQVWLPPLGQAATLDELLGPVALDPARGLTFGNPELHGALQVPVALVDKPFEQRRDLLWLQLEGAAGHVAVVGAPLSGKSTLLRTLICGLALTHTPAEVQVYCLDFGGGSLTGLRDLPHVGGVAGRLDSTVVRRTVGEVATLLADRERRFAESGVESISVYRKRRAAGNPTGPADPFGDVFLIVDGWSTLRGEYDDLEPLVTDIATRGLSYGVHVVATAARWMDFRPAIRDLFGSRLELRLGDPTDSVVSRRAAANVPEKTPGRGITAESLHFLTALPELAGLGGETSAVVKAVADGWTGAPAPRVRLLPPVLPYTALELAETDGLRIPIGIAEADLRQVSIDFASEPHFVLFGDAECGKSSFLRALATSITDRFTPEQARVIVVDYRRSLLGAIQSEHLIGYGTAAAGTTDLIESAAGYMQRRLPGPDVTPAQLKDRSWWTGPELFVLVDDYDLVATGPANPLQALTEYLPQARDVGLHLVLTRRAGGAARAIYEPIIQGLRELSSPGLVMSGNADEGALVGNVRPSPLPPGRGRLVTRKEGVRLIQLAHLPAS is encoded by the coding sequence GTGAGCAGTGTTGTCATCAAGCGGCCACCACGCCGACCAGCGCCGGAGATTCCGATCGGGGAACTCGCCGTCGAGGCACCGCCGGAGATTCCCGCCACCACCGGCAGCCGCTGGCAACAGGCGCTGATGCTCCTGCCGATGCTGGGTGGCTCCGTCGCTATGGCGATGATGTTCGGCCGGGGCGGGGGCACCTACTCCTATGTGGTGGGGGCGATGTTCGGCATTTCCTCTCTCGCCATGCTGGCCACCTCCTGGGGCAGCGCCTCGGGCTCGCCGAAGAAGTCGGAGATGATGGCGGCCCGACGCGAATACCTGCGTCACCTCGCCACCCTGCGCCGTCGGGTCCGGGAGACGGCGGCCAAGCAGAAGGCCGGTCTCTTCTACCGGCACCCAGATCCAGCCCAACTATGGTCCACTGTGGCTAGTCATCGGGTCTGGGAACGTCGCCCGGGGGACCCGGACTTCGGCGTGGTCCGGATCGGGGTCGGCCCGCAGACCCTCGCCACCCCCCTGGTGCCGCCGGTCACCCGACCGCTGGAGGACCTCGAACCGATGACGGCCGGGGCGCTGCGCCGGTTCCTCGACGCGTACTCGGTGGTGCCCGCGTTGCCGGTGGCGCTCTCCCTCCGGGGCTTCGCCCGGGTCTTCGTCACCGGTTCGGCCACGCGCAACCCGGCATCGGGCGCGCTGCTGGGAGCCATCGGCGTGGCGCAGGGGACCGACGGCACCGGCGGACACGCCGGCTCCGCCGACGCACAGGCGCTGGCCCGGGCGATGCTGACCCAACTCTCGGTCTTCCACGCTCCGGACGAGTTGCTGATCGCGGTCTGCACCGGTCCCGAGCGCCGGGACCGGTGGGAGTGGGTCAAGTGGTTGCCACACGCCCAGCACCCGACGCTCACCGACGCGCTCGGTCCGGTACGCCTGGTCACCAGCGCGGCGGCCGACCTGGAGAAGCTACTCGACGACGTACTGGGGAGCAGGTCCCGGTTCAGTGCGGCCGGACCGGCGACCGACGGGCCGCACGTCGTGGTCGTCCTCGACGGCGGGGACCTGACCGGCGCCTCCCATCTGGTCAGCGACGGCGGCATCGACGCGGTCACCATCATCGACCTGGACAACCCGCCACCCCGCCTGCTGGACCGGTCGACCCTGGCGCTGGACGTACGGGGCGGCCGACTCGGCACTCTCTCCATGGACGGTCCGGTGGAGGTGGGCGTACCGGACCAACTGGGCGTCGTCGAGGCCGAGGCGGTGGCGCGTCGACTCGCCCCGCTGCGGTTGGCCGCCGCCTCGAAGGCGTCCGACGCGCCGTTGACCACCGAGATGGGGCTGGCCGAGCTGCTCGGCGTCGGTGACCCGGAGAGCTTCAGCCCGGCACAGGGCTGGGTGCCCCGGGCCAACCGGGACCGGCTGCGGGTGCCGATCGGGGTCGGCTCCGACGGTGGGGCGATCGAACTCGACCTCAAGGAATCCGCCCAGGACGGCATGGGTCCGCACGGGCTGCTCATCGGGGCCACCGGCTCCGGCAAGTCCGAGTTGCTTCGTACCCTGGTGCTCGCCCTGGCGGCGACGCACTCCTCCGAGACGCTCAACTTCGTACTCATCGACTTCAAGGGCGGCGCGACGTTCGCCTCGCTGGACCGGCTGCCGCACACCGCAGCGGTGATCACCAACCTCGCCGACGAGTTGCCGCTGGTGGACCGGATGGTCGACGCGATCAACGGCGAGCTGATCCGTCGGCAGGAGCTGCTGCGCCGGGCCGGCAACTTCGCCAGCCTCCGGGACTACGAGAAGGCGCGTGCCAGCGGGGGGACTCTCGCCCCGCTACCGTCCCTGCTGATCATCTGCGACGAGTTCTCCGAACTGCTTACCGCGAAACCCGACTTCATCGACCTCTTCGTCCAGATCGGCCGGCTGGGTCGGTCGCTCGGTGTACATCTGCTGCTCGCCTCCCAACGCCTGGAGGAGGGCCGGCTGCGCGGGCTGGACACCCATCTGTCGTACCGGATCGGTCTGCGGACCTTCTCGTCGCTGGAGTCCCGGACGGTGCTCGGCGTGCCCGACGCCTACGAGCTGCCCCGCTCTCCCGGCCACGGTTACCTGAAGTTCGGCACCGAGCCGCTGGTCCGGTTCAAGGCCGCGTACGTTTCCGGCGTATTCCAGCGCACCGGCGCGGGCGCGTCCGGCGGTCCCGGGCAACCGGGCGCCCCTCGACTGCTCTCCTATTCGACCCACTTCGTACCGATCCCCGAACCGGTGGCAGCACCGGTCAGCCCGGACGACGACGCGGCGGAGTCGGCAACCGGCGAAAGCCTGCTCGACGTACTGGTCGCCCGGTTGGTCGGGCAGGGGCCACCGGCCCACCAGGTCTGGCTGCCCCCGCTGGGCCAGGCGGCGACGCTCGACGAACTGCTCGGCCCGGTCGCCCTCGACCCGGCACGCGGGCTGACCTTCGGCAACCCGGAACTGCACGGCGCCCTCCAGGTGCCGGTCGCCCTGGTCGACAAGCCCTTCGAGCAGCGCCGCGACCTGTTGTGGCTGCAACTTGAAGGGGCCGCCGGACACGTCGCCGTGGTCGGCGCTCCACTCAGCGGCAAGTCCACGCTGCTCCGTACGCTGATCTGCGGTCTCGCCCTCACCCACACCCCGGCCGAGGTACAGGTCTACTGCCTGGACTTCGGTGGCGGGTCGCTGACCGGCCTCCGCGACCTGCCGCACGTCGGCGGGGTGGCCGGGCGACTGGACAGCACGGTGGTCCGGCGTACGGTCGGCGAGGTCGCCACCCTGCTCGCCGACCGGGAACGACGCTTCGCCGAGTCGGGCGTGGAGTCGATCTCGGTGTACCGGAAACGGCGCGCGGCGGGTAACCCGACTGGTCCGGCCGACCCGTTCGGCGACGTGTTCCTGATCGTCGACGGCTGGTCGACCCTGCGAGGCGAGTACGACGACCTGGAGCCCCTGGTCACCGACATCGCCACCCGGGGCCTGTCATACGGGGTACACGTGGTCGCCACCGCCGCCCGGTGGATGGACTTCCGCCCGGCGATCCGCGACCTGTTCGGCTCCCGACTGGAGCTACGCCTGGGTGACCCGACGGATTCGGTCGTGTCCCGCCGGGCGGCGGCGAACGTGCCGGAGAAGACGCCCGGTCGGGGCATCACCGCCGAAAGCCTGCACTTCCTGACCGCCCTGCCCGAGTTGGCCGGGCTCGGCGGGGAAACGTCGGCAGTGGTCAAGGCGGTCGCGGATGGCTGGACCGGGGCACCCGCCCCCCGGGTACGGCTACTGCCGCCGGTGCTGCCGTACACCGCGTTGGAGCTGGCCGAGACCGACGGGCTGCGCATTCCGATCGGCATCGCCGAGGCCGACCTGCGGCAGGTGTCGATCGACTTCGCCTCCGAACCGCACTTCGTCCTCTTCGGCGACGCCGAGTGTGGCAAGTCGTCGTTCCTGCGGGCCCTGGCCACGTCGATCACGGACCGGTTCACGCCGGAGCAGGCCCGGGTGATCGTGGTCGACTACCGGCGTAGCCTGCTCGGTGCGATCCAGAGCGAGCACCTGATCGGTTACGGCACGGCAGCCGCCGGAACCACCGACCTCATCGAGTCGGCTGCCGGTTACATGCAGCGCCGGCTGCCCGGCCCGGATGTCACGCCGGCGCAGTTGAAGGACCGGTCCTGGTGGACCGGCCCGGAGCTGTTCGTACTGGTCGACGACTACGACCTGGTGGCCACGGGACCGGCCAACCCGTTACAGGCCCTGACGGAGTACCTTCCGCAGGCCCGCGACGTCGGTCTTCACCTGGTGCTGACCCGCCGTGCTGGCGGCGCCGCCCGGGCCATCTACGAGCCGATCATCCAAGGGCTGCGCGAACTGTCCTCACCGGGCCTGGTGATGTCCGGTAACGCCGACGAGGGCGCGCTGGTCGGCAACGTCCGCCCGAGTCCGCTGCCACCGGGTCGTGGGCGGCTGGTGACCCGCAAGGAAGGAGTACGACTGATCCAACTGGCGCATCTGCCGGCATCCTGA
- the eccD gene encoding type VII secretion integral membrane protein EccD, whose translation MSTGLARVTISAPERRLDVALPEQVSLAELLPEVLRHAGEGLADEGERHGGWLLRRADGAVLSTGQALLPQGVRDGDVLHLVPARAQWPELEYDDVVEAIADGARRRGSAWSGPATRYAALGGAGVALAAGLFAVLAGGVDWPAGAYASLGIAVLLALAGVVASRAYGDAPAGTALGGFAMPYAFAGGALLVASGDPVGVFGPIRWLGAPELLAGSVALLLMAVLGLIGVAAGLRLYAAGVAVGLLGAVTALAGLFLSAAGAAAILLSVLVCAIGTLPLLAIRFGKLPMPPITLPTGDQSAVGADGEPVDPLAAARERPERRRVFAAVARTEELLTGMLIGHAVLAAGAAAVLVTVGGFSGRILVAVSAAALLLRSRLFVTVRQRVPLVAAGLASLAVLGVALAARAEENALLLLAVGGLVVALVTVVAAATYSRRPPTPYLGRAADIIDTLMVVSVVPVACAVLGLYARARGLLG comes from the coding sequence ATGAGTACCGGGCTCGCCCGTGTCACGATCAGTGCCCCGGAGCGGCGGTTGGACGTTGCCTTGCCGGAACAGGTATCCCTCGCGGAACTGCTGCCCGAGGTGCTCCGACACGCTGGTGAAGGGCTGGCCGACGAGGGCGAACGACACGGCGGCTGGCTACTGCGCCGCGCGGACGGAGCGGTGCTGTCGACCGGCCAAGCCCTACTACCCCAGGGCGTACGCGACGGCGACGTGCTGCACCTCGTACCCGCTCGGGCGCAGTGGCCCGAACTCGAATACGACGACGTCGTGGAAGCGATCGCTGACGGGGCCCGACGACGGGGCAGCGCCTGGTCCGGTCCGGCGACCCGCTACGCCGCTCTGGGCGGTGCCGGCGTCGCGCTCGCCGCCGGACTGTTCGCCGTACTGGCCGGCGGGGTGGACTGGCCGGCAGGAGCGTACGCCTCGCTCGGCATCGCCGTACTACTCGCGCTCGCCGGGGTGGTGGCCTCCCGGGCGTACGGGGACGCGCCGGCCGGCACCGCCCTCGGCGGCTTCGCGATGCCGTACGCCTTCGCCGGTGGCGCACTGCTGGTGGCCTCCGGCGATCCGGTCGGGGTGTTCGGGCCGATCCGCTGGCTCGGTGCACCCGAACTGCTGGCCGGCTCGGTGGCGCTCCTGCTGATGGCAGTGCTCGGCCTGATCGGGGTGGCCGCCGGGCTGCGGCTGTACGCGGCCGGTGTGGCAGTCGGCCTGCTCGGCGCGGTGACCGCACTGGCCGGGCTCTTCCTGTCGGCTGCCGGAGCTGCGGCGATCCTGCTCTCCGTGCTGGTCTGCGCGATCGGCACGCTGCCGCTGCTGGCGATCCGGTTCGGCAAACTGCCGATGCCACCGATCACCCTGCCGACCGGTGACCAGTCGGCAGTCGGTGCGGACGGGGAGCCAGTCGATCCGCTGGCCGCCGCCCGGGAACGACCCGAGCGGCGTCGGGTGTTCGCCGCGGTGGCGCGTACCGAGGAGTTGCTGACCGGAATGCTGATCGGGCACGCGGTGCTCGCCGCTGGGGCAGCCGCCGTGCTCGTCACGGTGGGCGGCTTCTCCGGCCGCATTCTCGTGGCGGTCTCCGCCGCGGCGTTACTGCTGCGGTCCCGCCTCTTCGTGACGGTGCGCCAGCGGGTGCCGCTGGTAGCCGCCGGCCTGGCCAGTCTCGCCGTACTCGGCGTGGCCCTGGCCGCGCGGGCCGAAGAGAACGCTCTGTTACTGCTGGCGGTGGGCGGGCTGGTGGTGGCCCTGGTGACGGTAGTGGCTGCGGCGACCTACTCGCGCCGACCCCCGACGCCGTACCTGGGGCGGGCCGCCGACATCATCGACACCCTGATGGTCGTCTCGGTGGTGCCGGTGGCATGCGCGGTACTGGGCCTCTACGCACGCGCCCGGGGTCTGCTTGGCTGA
- a CDS encoding inorganic diphosphatase, with amino-acid sequence MDFDVTVEIPKGHRNKYEVDHATGRIRLDRTLFTSTQYPADYGFIEGTLGEDGDPLDALVLVPEPTFPGCLIRCRTIGMFRMTDEKGGDDKVLCVPFEDPRQEHLRDIHHLGEFDRLEIQHFFEVYKDLEPGKSVEGATWVGRTEAEAEIRASYRRQQEAEQSEGGH; translated from the coding sequence ATGGATTTCGACGTGACGGTTGAGATCCCTAAGGGTCACCGCAACAAATACGAGGTGGACCACGCGACCGGCCGGATCAGGCTGGACCGCACACTCTTCACTTCTACCCAGTACCCGGCGGACTACGGCTTCATCGAGGGCACCCTGGGCGAGGACGGCGACCCGCTGGACGCCCTGGTGCTGGTACCCGAACCTACCTTCCCAGGTTGCCTGATCCGGTGCCGCACCATCGGAATGTTCCGGATGACCGACGAGAAGGGCGGCGACGACAAGGTCCTGTGCGTCCCGTTCGAGGACCCCCGGCAGGAGCACCTGCGGGACATCCACCACCTCGGCGAGTTCGACCGGCTGGAGATCCAGCACTTCTTCGAGGTGTACAAGGACCTCGAACCCGGCAAGTCGGTCGAAGGTGCCACCTGGGTGGGCCGTACCGAGGCCGAAGCGGAGATCCGGGCGTCGTACCGCCGTCAGCAGGAGGCCGAGCAGAGCGAAGGCGGCCACTGA
- the dacB gene encoding D-alanyl-D-alanine carboxypeptidase/D-alanyl-D-alanine endopeptidase: MPVLVLALAAVSLVIVRPGPIAGWWGSGDRSPAIIELGEPTPPPVLANVPDNAPMPTPAGIRAAIDALVTGSALGSEVNVSVLDALTGESLYVRGGDVPTVPASTTKLATAVTVLATRGPAYRITTRVVAGAEPGEVVIIGAGDPTLAVNGTGSYPGAGRLDRLAEQVKQALGGTVPTKVTVDSSLYSGPTYEPGWDADIPTGGYGAAMTALMTDGARLDPKKSTKGAARTPVPDLAAGKSFAKLLGLPAAQVKAVSRGTAPPANGSTAPPTAGTGPIEPGTELGRVQSPPIIRMVDFMLTDSDNVVAEALARQVALSRGQPASFVGGAAAMDVVLAELGLPADQSDLADGSGLSRSNRVTPELLSRLLVMVANGQHPELTGLVNGLPVAGWSGTLDDRFGVAASRMGAGVVRAKTGTLSGVHAFSGLLTTADGRLLAFTVLANKVPVGSDQAQPILDRLAATLAACGCR, from the coding sequence GTGCCGGTACTCGTTCTGGCCCTGGCGGCGGTCAGCCTGGTAATTGTTCGGCCCGGTCCGATTGCGGGTTGGTGGGGCTCCGGCGATCGCTCCCCGGCCATCATCGAACTGGGGGAGCCCACCCCACCGCCCGTGCTGGCGAACGTGCCGGACAACGCGCCGATGCCGACCCCGGCCGGGATTCGCGCTGCGATCGACGCCCTGGTCACCGGCTCCGCCCTCGGCAGTGAGGTGAACGTGTCGGTGCTCGATGCGCTTACCGGGGAGTCGCTCTATGTCCGGGGCGGTGACGTGCCGACCGTACCCGCCTCCACGACGAAGCTGGCCACCGCCGTTACGGTGCTCGCCACCCGGGGACCGGCGTACCGGATCACCACGCGCGTGGTGGCCGGAGCCGAACCGGGTGAAGTAGTGATCATCGGGGCCGGTGACCCCACCCTGGCGGTCAACGGCACGGGCAGCTATCCCGGTGCCGGCCGACTCGACCGCCTGGCAGAGCAGGTGAAACAGGCGCTGGGTGGGACCGTGCCGACTAAGGTCACCGTCGACTCCTCCCTCTATTCCGGGCCGACCTACGAACCCGGCTGGGACGCCGACATCCCGACCGGTGGCTACGGGGCGGCGATGACCGCCCTGATGACCGATGGCGCCCGACTCGATCCCAAAAAGTCGACCAAGGGGGCCGCGCGAACGCCCGTACCGGACCTAGCGGCGGGAAAGTCCTTCGCCAAGCTTCTTGGTCTCCCGGCTGCCCAGGTCAAGGCGGTGAGCCGGGGAACCGCGCCGCCGGCGAACGGCTCGACCGCCCCGCCGACCGCGGGCACCGGCCCGATCGAGCCCGGTACGGAGTTGGGGCGGGTGCAGTCCCCGCCGATCATCCGGATGGTCGACTTCATGCTTACCGACAGCGACAATGTGGTCGCCGAGGCGCTGGCCCGACAGGTGGCGCTGAGCCGAGGACAGCCCGCCTCCTTCGTGGGTGGGGCGGCGGCGATGGACGTAGTGCTCGCCGAGTTGGGGCTGCCGGCCGACCAGAGTGACCTGGCCGACGGTAGTGGCCTGTCCCGCAGTAACCGGGTGACCCCGGAACTGCTGTCCCGGCTGCTGGTCATGGTTGCCAACGGGCAGCACCCCGAGCTGACCGGCCTGGTCAATGGCCTACCGGTGGCGGGCTGGTCCGGCACACTCGATGACCGCTTCGGCGTGGCGGCCAGCCGGATGGGAGCCGGGGTGGTCCGAGCCAAGACGGGGACCCTCTCCGGTGTGCATGCCTTTTCCGGCCTGCTCACCACTGCCGACGGGCGGTTGCTCGCGTTCACCGTGCTGGCCAACAAGGTGCCGGTCGGCAGCGATCAGGCCCAGCCGATCCTGGACCGGCTGGCCGCGACGCTGGCCGCCTGCGGCTGTCGCTGA
- a CDS encoding zinc-dependent metalloprotease — protein sequence MAQFVDWDLATATAGALAKSGPRVSYDEATEVVADLRRLTDEAAEHVAAYTGLRSQVEHPPVRVVDRRDWAATNVAGLRQVITPLVGRLTGDKQPGALTDAIGSRLTGVQAGTVLAYLSGRVLGQYEVFSADPGQLLLVAPNIVETERKLAADPHDFRLWVCLHEVTHRTQFTAVPWLRGHFLGEVQAFVDASQAGGENFLNRLRRGVATLAEAIRDPESRTSVLDIVQTPGQRAVLDRLTALMTLLEGHAEFVMDGVGPEVVPSVEEIRAKFNRRREAGNPLEKAIRKLLGVDVKMRQYAEGRKFVHGVVDRVGMTGFNKIFSSPLTLPRLTELADPDAWVTRVHGPVAPMSDAD from the coding sequence ATGGCGCAGTTCGTGGACTGGGATCTGGCCACCGCCACCGCTGGGGCGCTGGCTAAGTCGGGCCCTCGGGTCTCCTATGACGAAGCGACGGAGGTCGTGGCCGACCTGCGTCGACTGACCGACGAGGCAGCCGAGCACGTGGCGGCGTACACCGGACTGCGGTCCCAGGTCGAGCATCCGCCGGTGCGGGTGGTCGACCGACGGGACTGGGCGGCTACCAACGTTGCCGGCCTCCGTCAGGTGATCACTCCGCTGGTCGGCCGACTCACCGGCGACAAGCAGCCGGGTGCGCTCACTGACGCGATCGGTTCCCGGCTGACCGGGGTGCAGGCCGGGACGGTGTTGGCCTACCTTTCCGGCCGGGTGCTCGGTCAGTACGAGGTCTTCTCCGCCGACCCGGGCCAGCTGCTACTGGTGGCACCGAACATCGTCGAGACCGAGCGGAAGTTGGCTGCCGACCCGCACGACTTCCGGCTCTGGGTCTGCCTGCACGAGGTGACCCACCGCACCCAGTTCACCGCCGTACCGTGGCTGCGCGGCCACTTCCTCGGCGAGGTGCAGGCGTTCGTCGACGCGTCGCAGGCCGGCGGGGAGAATTTCCTGAACCGACTGCGCCGTGGGGTGGCCACCCTGGCCGAGGCGATCCGCGACCCGGAGAGCCGGACCAGCGTCCTGGACATCGTGCAGACCCCGGGGCAGCGGGCCGTGCTCGACCGGCTGACCGCGTTGATGACGCTGCTGGAGGGGCACGCGGAGTTCGTCATGGACGGCGTGGGGCCGGAGGTGGTTCCCAGCGTCGAGGAGATCCGGGCCAAGTTCAACCGTCGGCGGGAGGCAGGCAACCCGCTGGAGAAGGCGATCCGCAAGCTGCTCGGCGTGGACGTCAAGATGCGCCAGTACGCCGAGGGGCGCAAGTTCGTCCATGGGGTCGTGGACCGGGTCGGCATGACCGGGTTCAACAAGATCTTCAGCTCGCCGCTGACCCTGCCCCGGCTGACCGAACTGGCTGACCCGGACGCCTGGGTGACCCGGGTGCACGGCCCGGTCGCCCCGATGTCGGACGCCGACTGA
- the tilS gene encoding tRNA lysidine(34) synthetase TilS, producing MARLAASVAAIRVAVRRTLTRVRPNGPVLVACSGGADSLALAAATVFVAPRLGLPVGLVTVDHGLQAGSAQRAAAVAKWATEVGFAPVEVAAVTVDGRSGGPEAAAREARYQALTEVARRYGATAVLLGHTRDDQAETVLLALARGAGPRGLAGMPVERELDGTLLLRPLLEVGREQTRAACAVLDLTAWEDPHNSDPAYTRARVRGDLMPVVTQVLGAGAVDNLARTARLVAEDNAALDVIAAAALDTVRTDDGLSVSGLVGLLPAIRTRVLHAWCRELGAFPAALSSRHVAALDALVTDWHGQGPVALPGGGRVARRGGELVAGARPDPTTPR from the coding sequence ATGGCCCGGCTTGCGGCATCCGTCGCCGCCATCCGCGTCGCGGTCCGCCGGACCCTGACCCGGGTACGCCCCAACGGGCCGGTCCTGGTCGCCTGTTCCGGCGGTGCCGACTCACTCGCCCTGGCCGCGGCAACGGTGTTCGTGGCTCCTCGGCTGGGTCTGCCCGTGGGGTTGGTGACCGTCGACCACGGCCTGCAGGCCGGCTCGGCGCAGCGTGCCGCTGCCGTGGCGAAGTGGGCCACCGAGGTGGGCTTCGCCCCGGTCGAGGTGGCCGCCGTGACGGTCGACGGCCGGTCTGGAGGTCCGGAGGCGGCGGCCCGCGAGGCCCGCTACCAGGCCCTGACCGAGGTCGCCCGCCGGTATGGGGCAACCGCCGTACTGCTCGGGCACACCCGCGACGATCAGGCGGAGACGGTGCTGCTGGCGCTGGCCCGGGGTGCCGGTCCGCGAGGGCTGGCCGGCATGCCGGTCGAGCGCGAACTGGACGGCACCCTCCTGCTCCGCCCGCTGCTGGAGGTCGGTCGGGAGCAGACCCGCGCGGCGTGCGCGGTTCTCGACCTCACTGCCTGGGAAGACCCGCACAACAGCGATCCGGCCTACACCCGTGCCCGGGTACGTGGCGACCTGATGCCGGTGGTGACCCAGGTCCTGGGGGCCGGGGCGGTGGACAACCTGGCCCGTACCGCCCGGCTCGTCGCCGAGGACAATGCCGCCCTGGACGTGATCGCCGCCGCCGCGCTCGACACCGTCCGTACCGATGACGGGCTGTCCGTATCGGGGTTGGTGGGACTGCTGCCGGCGATCCGTACCCGGGTCCTGCACGCCTGGTGCCGGGAGTTGGGGGCGTTTCCGGCCGCGCTGTCGTCCCGCCACGTCGCGGCGCTCGATGCCCTGGTGACCGACTGGCACGGCCAGGGTCCGGTTGCCCTGCCGGGTGGTGGTCGGGTGGCCCGGCGGGGCGGCGAACTCGTCGCCGGCGCCCGGCCCGATCCGACTACGCCTCGGTAA
- the hpt gene encoding hypoxanthine phosphoribosyltransferase: MADGSWYDADIDHVIISEEQIREKTAELAKQVSADYASVEDGLLLVCVLKGAVMFMADFARALGRHGPPAELEFMAISSYGQGTTSSGVVRILKDLDRDIAGRHVVVVEDIVDSGLTLSWLLRYLKSRSAASVEVVALFRKPDAVKVSVPVKYVGFDIPTEFVVGYGLDFGERYRELPFVGVLKPEVYARP, from the coding sequence ATGGCTGACGGCTCCTGGTACGACGCCGACATCGATCATGTGATCATCTCTGAGGAGCAGATCCGCGAGAAGACCGCAGAACTCGCTAAGCAGGTGTCGGCCGACTACGCATCGGTTGAGGACGGACTGCTGCTGGTGTGTGTGCTCAAGGGCGCGGTCATGTTCATGGCCGACTTCGCCCGGGCGTTGGGCCGGCACGGTCCCCCGGCCGAGTTGGAGTTCATGGCCATCTCCTCGTACGGCCAGGGCACCACTTCCTCCGGGGTGGTACGGATCCTCAAGGACCTCGATCGGGACATCGCCGGCCGCCACGTCGTGGTGGTCGAGGACATCGTCGACTCCGGGCTGACCCTGTCCTGGCTGCTGCGCTATCTGAAGTCCCGGTCGGCGGCCAGTGTCGAGGTGGTGGCGCTGTTCCGTAAGCCGGACGCGGTCAAGGTTTCGGTGCCGGTCAAGTATGTCGGCTTCGACATCCCGACCGAGTTCGTCGTCGGCTACGGACTGGACTTCGGTGAGCGTTACCGTGAACTGCCCTTCGTCGGTGTCCTCAAGCCGGAGGTCTACGCCCGGCCCTGA